From the Salinimicrobium tongyeongense genome, one window contains:
- a CDS encoding 3-oxoacyl-ACP synthase III family protein encodes MYQSKIAGLGFYVPENVVTNDDLSKMMDTNDEWIQERTGIKERRHIKKGDGNSTAVMGAKAAKIAIERAGISKDDIELIVFATLSPDYYFPGGGVQIQEMLDIETCPALDVRNQCSGFIYGLSVADQYIKTGMYKNVLLIGSENHSGGLDFTTRGRGVSVIFGDGAGAAVLTRSDHNGQGILSTHLHSEGKHALELSLKGPSTMHWVPQIIEENPQGDDIIYYPYMNGQFVFKNAMVRFSEVIQEGLQANGLEVKDIDMLIPHQANLRISQFIQQKFRLGDDQVYNNIQRYGNTTAASIPIALTEAWEKGKIKEGDTVVLAAFGSGFTWASAVIKW; translated from the coding sequence ATGTATCAGTCTAAAATAGCGGGTCTTGGCTTCTACGTGCCCGAAAATGTGGTTACTAACGATGATTTGTCCAAAATGATGGACACCAATGATGAATGGATACAGGAGCGCACAGGAATCAAAGAGCGGCGACACATTAAAAAAGGAGATGGCAATTCTACTGCCGTGATGGGCGCAAAAGCAGCCAAAATAGCCATTGAACGTGCCGGTATCTCAAAAGATGACATTGAACTTATTGTGTTTGCAACCCTGAGCCCAGATTATTATTTTCCTGGCGGGGGTGTGCAAATCCAGGAAATGCTCGACATTGAGACCTGCCCGGCCCTGGATGTGAGAAATCAGTGTAGCGGATTTATCTACGGACTTTCAGTCGCCGATCAATACATCAAAACAGGAATGTATAAAAATGTATTGCTTATAGGCAGTGAAAACCACAGTGGCGGGCTTGATTTTACTACCCGCGGGCGTGGGGTGTCGGTGATCTTTGGCGATGGGGCAGGGGCCGCAGTGCTTACCCGAAGCGACCACAACGGCCAGGGTATTCTTTCAACCCATTTACATTCTGAAGGCAAGCACGCCCTCGAACTTTCATTAAAAGGGCCAAGTACCATGCACTGGGTTCCGCAAATTATAGAAGAGAATCCGCAGGGCGATGATATCATCTACTATCCTTACATGAACGGCCAGTTTGTGTTCAAAAATGCCATGGTGCGTTTTTCTGAAGTAATTCAGGAAGGATTGCAGGCCAACGGGCTTGAAGTGAAAGATATAGACATGCTTATTCCACACCAGGCGAACCTGCGTATTTCGCAGTTCATTCAGCAGAAGTTCAGGCTAGGGGATGATCAGGTGTACAACAACATTCAGCGTTACGGAAATACCACGGCTGCATCTATACCTATTGCTTTGACCGAAGCCTGGGAAAAAGGTAAGATCAAAGAAGGTGATACCGTGGTGCTGGCCGCTTTTGGCAGTGGCTTTACCTGGGCCAGTGCGGTGATTAAATGGTAG
- a CDS encoding TonB-dependent receptor domain-containing protein, translating to MKQLIAILIFSFGSLSAEAITDPADLGTIIGQVMDQEFNEPIPYATISVTTPEGEMVTGAVTSTDGTFEIEKLKDGTYLFKVQYMGFKAFSRELKVNSGKRQFNLGTIYLEPEVAQLDSVEVVAERSTIEQRIDRKVVNVGKDLTTAGASASEIMNNIPSLAVDQDGNISMRGNDNVKILVDGKPTNIPAAQLLKQIPSSSIKSIELITNPSAKYNPEGMSGIINIILHKNSNLGFNGNLNTGITQGEYTRYTGSLNMNYRTGKVNFFTNLGTNGGKSQNNGRLENFTQNYTENISFLNDRESYLLKFGMDYYMNDRNTFSVYTNQNLYNGEPVGRVRLDYGLNDERNLMQEFLMDGENHTQTYNFVFNHDFNAEGHKLILEADHSLTDEADMVRYLYTGPGAGDFDSYRDDTEEELSNSTFNLDYENPFSETSKVELGAEARFRRTKNDYRTTSENLENTMYDYDNNIFSAYATFGQSFQKWSYQLGARLEQYEVEAVLNGDLIYETDYLTLYPSAFASYKIDEMKTLQLSYSRRVDRPGLNQVNPVREFATPRLSQVGNPELDPQFTNSVEMNYTHNFKKGSLTAGIFYRLIEDEINQALLIDPQDPSRLLLTYQNWEDNSAYGFELSGRYKAFSWWSINPSFELYSSTEKGVVGSDYREVESSMYSLRISQSFDVTKKLSLQTFGMYRSSTELLQINPKEFWFVNAGARYNILNDKGTISLNVNDIFDTQEFGFQSDVPYSQEGTFWNDSQTVYLGFSYRFGGGKNKALDRKQRDDNTSSGGGIF from the coding sequence ATGAAACAGTTAATCGCCATTTTAATTTTTAGCTTCGGAAGCCTTTCCGCAGAAGCAATCACCGATCCTGCAGATCTTGGTACCATCATTGGGCAGGTAATGGACCAGGAATTTAATGAACCTATCCCCTACGCCACCATTAGCGTGACCACGCCCGAAGGAGAAATGGTTACCGGGGCAGTGACTTCTACCGATGGGACTTTTGAAATTGAAAAGCTGAAAGACGGCACTTATCTCTTCAAGGTCCAGTATATGGGGTTTAAAGCCTTTAGCCGCGAGCTGAAAGTGAACAGCGGGAAACGTCAATTCAACCTGGGAACCATTTACCTGGAACCCGAAGTGGCCCAGCTCGACTCTGTAGAAGTGGTGGCAGAAAGGTCTACCATTGAACAGCGCATAGACCGCAAGGTGGTAAATGTGGGAAAAGACCTCACCACGGCAGGGGCTTCGGCCAGCGAGATCATGAACAACATCCCCAGCCTTGCCGTAGACCAGGACGGGAATATCTCCATGCGCGGCAACGACAACGTAAAGATCCTTGTTGACGGAAAACCCACCAATATTCCGGCGGCACAGCTTTTAAAGCAAATACCAAGCAGCTCCATCAAAAGTATAGAGTTGATCACCAACCCTTCGGCAAAATACAATCCTGAAGGCATGAGCGGGATCATCAATATCATTCTGCACAAAAACTCCAATCTCGGCTTTAATGGCAACCTCAACACCGGAATCACCCAGGGCGAGTACACCCGTTATACAGGTTCGCTCAACATGAACTACCGCACCGGGAAAGTAAATTTTTTCACCAATCTTGGCACCAATGGCGGCAAAAGCCAGAATAACGGAAGGCTGGAAAATTTCACGCAGAACTATACCGAAAATATCAGCTTTTTGAACGACAGGGAATCCTACCTCCTCAAGTTTGGAATGGATTACTACATGAACGACCGCAACACCTTCTCGGTGTACACCAATCAAAACCTCTACAACGGGGAACCCGTGGGAAGGGTACGCCTGGATTATGGCCTCAACGACGAAAGGAACCTGATGCAGGAATTTCTTATGGACGGTGAAAACCACACGCAGACCTACAATTTTGTATTTAATCATGATTTTAATGCTGAAGGCCATAAGCTCATCCTGGAAGCCGATCACAGCCTCACAGACGAAGCCGATATGGTACGGTATTTATACACCGGCCCGGGTGCAGGAGATTTTGATTCTTACCGGGATGATACTGAAGAGGAATTGTCTAATTCAACTTTCAACCTGGATTATGAAAATCCGTTTTCAGAAACCTCAAAAGTCGAACTGGGGGCCGAAGCAAGGTTTAGAAGGACCAAAAACGATTACCGTACCACCAGTGAGAATCTTGAAAATACCATGTATGATTATGACAACAATATATTTTCGGCTTATGCCACTTTTGGGCAAAGCTTTCAAAAATGGTCTTACCAGCTGGGAGCAAGGCTGGAACAATATGAAGTAGAAGCGGTTCTCAATGGAGATTTGATCTACGAAACCGATTATTTGACCCTGTACCCTTCAGCATTTGCGTCTTATAAGATTGACGAGATGAAAACACTGCAGCTTAGTTATTCGAGACGGGTAGACCGCCCGGGACTCAACCAGGTAAACCCGGTGAGGGAATTTGCCACCCCAAGGCTCTCGCAGGTTGGAAACCCCGAGCTTGACCCGCAGTTCACAAATTCCGTAGAAATGAACTATACCCACAACTTCAAAAAGGGCAGTTTAACCGCAGGAATTTTTTACCGCCTCATAGAAGATGAAATTAACCAGGCACTGTTAATTGATCCGCAAGACCCGTCGCGATTACTGCTCACCTATCAAAACTGGGAAGACAACAGCGCATACGGCTTTGAACTTAGCGGCAGGTACAAAGCTTTTAGCTGGTGGAGCATTAACCCAAGCTTTGAACTGTACAGCAGTACCGAAAAAGGCGTGGTGGGATCAGATTACAGGGAGGTGGAAAGCAGCATGTACAGCCTTCGCATAAGCCAGAGTTTTGATGTCACCAAAAAACTGAGCCTTCAAACCTTCGGAATGTACCGCAGCAGCACCGAACTGTTACAAATAAACCCCAAAGAATTCTGGTTTGTAAACGCCGGCGCCAGGTATAACATCCTAAACGATAAAGGCACTATAAGCCTTAACGTAAATGACATTTTTGACACCCAGGAATTCGGTTTCCAATCTGATGTGCCTTACTCTCAGGAAGGTACGTTCTGGAATGATTCTCAAACGGTATACTTAGGCTTTTCGTACCGGTTTGGAGGTGGCAAAAACAAAGCCCTTGACAGGAAACAAAGAGACGACAACACCAGCAGTGGTGGAGGAATTTTTTAA
- a CDS encoding CoA-binding protein, producing the protein MEKKTLVLGATTNPARYANIAINRLTRNQVPTVAIGLRQGTVAGVTIETEKVPFEDIHTVTLYLGPPRQEEYYDYIVSLQPERVIFNPGTENPEFFRILQKNGIEVEVACTLILLSTKQY; encoded by the coding sequence ATGGAAAAGAAAACGCTTGTACTTGGTGCAACTACAAACCCGGCAAGGTATGCCAATATAGCCATTAACAGGCTCACCCGAAATCAGGTGCCCACTGTGGCCATTGGTTTGAGGCAGGGTACTGTAGCCGGGGTAACTATAGAAACTGAAAAGGTTCCCTTTGAAGATATACATACCGTCACTTTATACCTGGGCCCGCCGCGCCAGGAAGAATACTATGATTACATAGTTTCGCTTCAGCCTGAAAGGGTGATCTTTAATCCCGGCACCGAAAATCCGGAGTTCTTCAGGATCCTTCAAAAGAACGGCATTGAAGTAGAAGTGGCCTGTACCCTTATCTTACTTTCTACGAAGCAGTACTAA
- a CDS encoding sodium:solute symporter, with translation MEPITILLVIAAYFGVLLLISYFTGKNATNETFFKANKQSPWYVVAFGMVGASLSGVTFISVPGWVRDSQFSYMQVVLGYLAGYLVITFILLPIYYRLNVTSIYQYLQQRFGNVSYRTGAFFFFISRVLGASFRLFLVATVLQYFVFDAWNVPFFVTVTISILLIWLYTARAGIKTIVWTDTLQTFFMLGSVAVAIYFVSEELNWQFADFFTAPRLEPYTKTFFFDSILDRNYFWKAFLGGMFITICMTGLDQDMMQKNLTCRNLRDAQKNMLSYSFVFVPVNLLFLFLGALLFIYAGENNIAVPVMDGSAKTDLLFPEIALSGSMGMALPVIFILGLIAAAYSSADSALTSLTTSFCVDFLNIEKRELRDQKGLRQRVHVGISALLIAVIIAFKYLLDSNVIDLLLTAATYTYGPLLGLFTFGIFTKMQVNDQWVWLVAILSAVITFIIGNLPPEYLGGYVFNYELLIVNGAFTFLGLVLLRRK, from the coding sequence ATGGAACCTATAACAATTCTCCTGGTCATTGCCGCATATTTTGGAGTGCTGCTTCTTATTTCTTACTTCACCGGAAAAAATGCCACCAACGAAACATTTTTCAAGGCCAACAAACAATCGCCCTGGTATGTTGTAGCTTTCGGGATGGTGGGGGCGTCGCTTTCGGGCGTTACTTTTATTTCGGTGCCGGGCTGGGTGCGCGATTCGCAGTTTAGTTACATGCAGGTGGTACTGGGTTACCTGGCAGGTTACCTCGTGATCACCTTTATACTTTTGCCCATATATTACAGGCTCAACGTCACTTCTATTTATCAATACCTGCAACAGCGTTTTGGCAATGTAAGTTATCGCACAGGGGCTTTTTTCTTCTTTATATCAAGGGTGTTGGGAGCTTCTTTCAGGCTGTTTCTGGTAGCAACAGTGTTGCAGTATTTTGTATTTGATGCCTGGAATGTGCCCTTCTTTGTTACGGTTACCATATCAATCCTGCTTATTTGGCTCTACACGGCACGGGCGGGTATAAAAACCATTGTATGGACAGACACCCTGCAAACCTTTTTTATGCTGGGCTCTGTAGCGGTTGCTATTTATTTTGTTTCTGAAGAACTCAACTGGCAGTTTGCCGATTTCTTTACTGCCCCCAGACTGGAGCCTTACACCAAAACTTTCTTCTTTGACAGTATTCTCGACAGGAACTACTTCTGGAAAGCATTTTTGGGAGGTATGTTCATCACTATTTGTATGACAGGGCTCGACCAGGACATGATGCAAAAAAACCTCACCTGCCGGAATTTAAGGGATGCTCAAAAGAACATGCTTTCGTACAGTTTTGTGTTCGTTCCGGTTAACCTGTTATTCCTCTTTCTTGGTGCTTTGCTCTTCATTTATGCCGGAGAGAACAATATTGCCGTACCCGTAATGGACGGCAGCGCAAAAACCGATCTGCTTTTTCCTGAAATTGCCCTAAGCGGCAGTATGGGGATGGCCCTGCCCGTGATCTTTATCCTGGGGCTTATTGCCGCGGCATATTCCAGTGCCGACAGTGCCCTTACCTCTCTTACCACAAGCTTTTGTGTGGATTTCCTGAATATCGAAAAAAGGGAACTGCGCGATCAAAAAGGCCTGCGCCAGCGGGTTCATGTGGGCATCAGCGCGCTTTTAATAGCCGTGATCATAGCCTTTAAATACCTGCTTGACAGCAACGTGATCGACCTGCTCCTCACGGCAGCCACCTATACCTATGGCCCCTTACTAGGCCTCTTTACCTTCGGAATATTCACAAAAATGCAGGTGAATGACCAATGGGTGTGGCTGGTCGCCATACTTTCGGCCGTGATCACCTTCATTATTGGAAACCTTCCTCCTGAATATCTGGGCGGCTATGTGTTCAATTATGAGCTTCTTATTGTAAATGGTGCCTTCACCTTTCTGGGCTTAGTACTGCTTCGTAGAAAGTAA
- the recR gene encoding recombination mediator RecR, whose product MEFSSKLLEGAVNEMSQLPGIGRRTALRLVLHLLKQPESQTVALSKALVDLKTEVKFCANCHNISDTDLCEICANSSRQREVVCVVEDIRDVMAIENTSQYRGLYHVLGGKINPMEGIGPSQLTIKSLVEKARKGEIKEVIFALSSTLEGDTTNFYIFKQLEGLDIQTSTIARGISVGDELEYADEVTLGRSITNRIPFENSLKQ is encoded by the coding sequence ATGGAATTTTCTTCAAAATTACTGGAAGGGGCTGTGAATGAAATGTCCCAGCTTCCCGGCATTGGCAGGCGCACGGCACTGCGGCTCGTGTTGCACCTCTTAAAACAACCCGAATCTCAAACCGTGGCATTGAGCAAGGCACTGGTAGACCTTAAGACCGAAGTAAAGTTCTGCGCCAACTGCCACAACATTAGCGATACCGACCTTTGTGAGATTTGCGCCAACAGCAGCCGCCAGCGTGAGGTGGTGTGTGTGGTAGAAGACATACGGGATGTAATGGCAATTGAAAACACCAGCCAGTACCGCGGACTTTACCACGTGTTGGGCGGAAAGATCAACCCCATGGAAGGTATTGGGCCTTCACAGCTCACCATAAAATCTTTAGTAGAAAAAGCCAGAAAAGGGGAAATTAAAGAGGTGATCTTTGCCCTTAGCAGTACCCTTGAGGGAGATACTACCAACTTTTACATTTTTAAGCAGCTTGAAGGACTTGACATTCAAACGAGCACCATTGCCCGCGGAATTTCGGTGGGAGATGAACTGGAATACGCCGATGAGGTTACCCTGGGGCGCAGCATCACCAACCGTATTCCGTTTGAGAATTCCCTGAAGCAATAA
- a CDS encoding SDR family NAD(P)-dependent oxidoreductase — MSVNTEELRGKTIVITGISSGFGRGAAIELAKLGANVVGAARRTEVLKSLEEEVTNEGGKLKTVTCDVSNIDDIKKLRDTALEKSGSIDIWINNVGIGALGYFWDIPIEDHARLIDVNLKGLVYGAHAAMKHFVERDRGILINVGSIDSEVPLALQNTYAATKSAVLSLGRSLTEELHLNGKKNIKIATIMPWAVDTPWWKHAANYTGHKPRMAAMDEPQPVIDKIIEACVNPKIKMPVGPIANASNFFHQIFPEWTERASAKIAEYEVEKASPMPATTGSIYKPMKEGTTVEGNIKERMKKEDR, encoded by the coding sequence ATGAGCGTTAACACAGAAGAATTAAGAGGAAAAACCATAGTGATCACCGGCATTTCCAGCGGCTTTGGGCGCGGTGCAGCCATAGAATTAGCAAAATTGGGCGCCAATGTGGTGGGAGCGGCAAGAAGAACCGAAGTTCTGAAAAGCCTTGAAGAGGAGGTAACCAACGAAGGCGGAAAACTCAAGACCGTTACCTGTGATGTGAGCAACATAGATGATATTAAGAAATTACGGGACACCGCCCTTGAAAAATCAGGCAGTATTGACATCTGGATAAATAATGTTGGCATAGGTGCGCTGGGATATTTTTGGGACATCCCGATAGAAGATCACGCCCGGCTTATAGATGTTAACCTCAAAGGCCTGGTGTACGGTGCCCATGCCGCCATGAAACATTTTGTGGAACGGGACCGCGGGATTCTCATCAATGTTGGATCTATAGACAGTGAGGTACCACTGGCGCTGCAAAATACCTATGCCGCCACAAAATCGGCTGTTCTTAGCCTTGGCCGCTCCCTTACGGAAGAACTCCATTTAAACGGCAAAAAAAATATCAAAATCGCCACCATTATGCCCTGGGCGGTAGATACGCCCTGGTGGAAACACGCCGCGAATTACACCGGACACAAACCCCGGATGGCCGCCATGGATGAACCTCAACCTGTGATAGATAAAATTATTGAAGCCTGTGTGAACCCTAAAATAAAAATGCCTGTAGGGCCTATTGCCAACGCTTCAAATTTCTTTCACCAGATATTTCCAGAATGGACCGAACGTGCTTCGGCTAAAATCGCCGAATACGAAGTTGAAAAAGCCTCACCCATGCCTGCAACAACGGGAAGCATCTATAAACCCATGAAAGAAGGCACGACCGTGGAAGGAAACATTAAGGAACGAATGAAAAAAGAAGACCGTTAA
- a CDS encoding dihydrolipoamide acetyltransferase family protein → MAKFELKLPKMGESVAEATITNWLKEVGETIEADEAVLEIATDKVDSEVPSEVDGVLVEKLFNEDDVVQVGQTIAIIETEGEEAAETTPVADQEVPSPEIEEAVAAAESRVEEAKNITTSEYAESNRFYSPLVKNIAKEEGISFDELEQIPGSGKEGRVTKNDILGYLENRSSQPAAQPQQEQQKPQQAAAPQPAKTPVSVNGEDEIIEMSRMGKMIAHHMVESVQTSAHVQSFIEVDVTNIWNWRKKNKDAFEKREGEKLTFTPIFMEAVAKAIKDFPLINISVDGDKIIKRKNINLGMAAALPDGNLIVPVIKNADQLNLVGMAKAVNDLANRARLNKLKPDDIQGGTYTVTNVGTFGSVMGTPIINQPQVGILALGAIRKVPAVIETPEGDFIGIRYKMFLSHSYDHRVVNGALGGQFVQRVAQYLEKFDKNRDL, encoded by the coding sequence ATGGCAAAATTTGAACTAAAATTACCCAAGATGGGGGAGAGTGTTGCGGAAGCAACCATTACGAATTGGTTAAAAGAAGTTGGAGAGACCATTGAGGCCGATGAGGCAGTTCTGGAAATTGCCACAGATAAAGTGGATAGTGAGGTGCCGAGTGAAGTAGACGGGGTGCTGGTTGAAAAATTGTTCAACGAAGATGATGTGGTACAGGTAGGGCAAACCATTGCTATTATTGAAACTGAAGGGGAAGAAGCGGCAGAGACCACCCCGGTTGCCGACCAGGAAGTGCCTTCGCCCGAGATTGAAGAAGCCGTTGCCGCAGCCGAAAGCAGGGTGGAAGAGGCTAAAAATATCACTACTTCAGAGTATGCCGAGAGTAACAGGTTTTATTCTCCGCTGGTTAAAAATATCGCCAAAGAGGAAGGGATTTCATTTGATGAGCTCGAGCAGATTCCCGGAAGCGGGAAAGAAGGAAGGGTCACCAAAAATGACATTTTAGGCTACCTGGAAAACCGTTCATCCCAACCAGCTGCACAGCCACAGCAAGAGCAGCAAAAACCACAGCAGGCAGCTGCGCCGCAACCGGCTAAAACTCCGGTGAGCGTGAATGGCGAAGACGAGATCATCGAGATGTCACGCATGGGCAAAATGATTGCGCACCACATGGTAGAAAGTGTGCAGACTTCTGCTCATGTGCAGTCTTTTATTGAGGTAGATGTGACTAACATCTGGAACTGGAGAAAGAAAAACAAAGATGCTTTTGAAAAGAGGGAAGGTGAGAAACTTACCTTCACCCCAATCTTTATGGAAGCTGTAGCCAAGGCTATAAAAGATTTTCCGTTGATCAACATTTCTGTTGATGGTGATAAGATCATTAAACGCAAGAATATCAACCTGGGGATGGCGGCAGCCCTTCCCGATGGTAACTTAATTGTGCCGGTGATCAAAAATGCCGACCAGCTTAACCTGGTGGGAATGGCAAAGGCCGTTAACGACCTTGCTAACCGTGCCCGGCTCAACAAATTAAAGCCCGATGATATCCAGGGAGGTACATATACAGTGACCAACGTGGGTACTTTTGGAAGTGTAATGGGTACGCCAATCATTAATCAGCCGCAGGTGGGGATACTCGCGCTGGGTGCTATTAGAAAGGTGCCGGCCGTGATTGAAACCCCCGAAGGGGATTTTATTGGCATTCGTTACAAGATGTTCCTTTCGCACAGTTACGACCACCGTGTGGTGAACGGAGCTTTGGGGGGGCAGTTTGTACAGAGAGTGGCCCAGTACCTTGAAAAATTTGACAAGAACAGAGACCTGTAA
- a CDS encoding 3'-5' exonuclease, whose amino-acid sequence MELKLNKPLCFFDLEATGTNVAKDRIVEISVLKIFPNGNRESKTWLVNPTVPISKDVVAVHGITNEKVANEPTFKELAPVVYEMIKGCDLAGYNSNRYDIPLLAEEMLRAGVDFDMKNALSVDVQTIFHKMEQRTLSAAYKFYCGKELEGAHGAEVDTMATYEVLKSQLDKYEDELQNDVKWLSSFTSRKECADIAGLIVFDKKGREVFSFGKHKGKCVEDILEQEPGYFGWFQNADFPLYTKKVLTAIKLRKLNTKLK is encoded by the coding sequence ATGGAGCTGAAGCTTAATAAGCCTCTGTGTTTTTTTGATCTTGAAGCCACGGGTACCAATGTCGCCAAAGACAGGATTGTGGAAATCTCGGTTTTAAAGATCTTTCCAAACGGAAACCGCGAAAGCAAAACCTGGCTGGTAAACCCCACCGTGCCAATCTCAAAAGACGTGGTGGCCGTACACGGCATCACCAACGAGAAAGTGGCCAACGAGCCCACTTTTAAGGAACTTGCCCCCGTTGTTTATGAAATGATCAAAGGCTGTGACCTTGCGGGTTACAACTCAAACCGTTACGATATCCCGCTTTTGGCTGAAGAAATGCTGCGGGCCGGGGTTGATTTTGATATGAAGAACGCCCTGTCTGTAGATGTGCAGACCATCTTCCACAAAATGGAACAACGCACGCTTTCTGCTGCCTATAAATTTTACTGCGGAAAAGAGCTTGAAGGCGCTCACGGGGCCGAAGTTGATACCATGGCGACCTATGAAGTCCTTAAATCGCAGCTCGATAAATATGAAGATGAACTGCAGAATGATGTAAAATGGCTTTCTTCGTTCACTTCGAGAAAAGAGTGTGCAGATATTGCAGGCCTCATCGTTTTTGATAAGAAAGGCCGCGAGGTGTTTAGCTTCGGAAAGCACAAAGGCAAATGCGTTGAGGATATTCTTGAGCAGGAGCCCGGCTACTTCGGATGGTTCCAGAATGCCGATTTTCCGCTGTACACAAAAAAAGTGCTTACTGCAATCAAATTGCGAAAACTAAATACCAAGCTTAAGTAA
- a CDS encoding fumarylacetoacetate hydrolase family protein produces the protein MKIICIGRNYTDHIAELQNEKPTEPVIFLKPDSAVLLKKQPFFIPPFSDDIHYEVELLVRINKIGKHIQKKFAHKYYDEVGLGIDFTARDLQKKLKEKGLPWEKAKGFDGSAVIGEKWLPKSHFQDLNDVGFGLKKNGEIVQQGRTSHMLWKIDEIIEYISQYFTLKIGDVIFTGTPAGVGRVAINDELSGFIEDQQIFSIQVK, from the coding sequence ATGAAGATCATCTGTATAGGCCGAAATTATACCGATCATATTGCCGAACTTCAGAATGAAAAACCCACTGAACCGGTAATCTTTCTCAAACCCGATTCGGCTGTGCTTCTTAAAAAGCAGCCATTTTTTATTCCGCCTTTTTCAGATGATATCCATTACGAGGTGGAGCTGCTGGTGCGTATCAATAAGATCGGAAAGCATATTCAGAAGAAATTTGCGCACAAATATTATGATGAAGTAGGCTTGGGTATAGATTTCACAGCCAGAGACCTTCAGAAGAAATTAAAGGAAAAAGGATTGCCGTGGGAGAAGGCAAAAGGCTTTGACGGCTCGGCGGTGATTGGGGAAAAATGGCTTCCAAAATCCCATTTTCAAGACCTTAACGATGTGGGTTTTGGCTTAAAAAAGAACGGCGAAATAGTGCAGCAGGGAAGAACTTCTCATATGTTGTGGAAAATTGACGAAATAATTGAATATATTTCACAATATTTTACGCTCAAGATTGGTGATGTGATCTTTACCGGAACCCCTGCAGGGGTGGGCCGTGTAGCAATAAATGATGAGTTGAGCGGATTTATTGAAGACCAACAAATATTCTCAATACAGGTAAAATGA
- a CDS encoding Hpt domain-containing protein has protein sequence MRNYNLESVEEMAGGDQDFVRVVVQTFLEEIPPDLEGMNQAVTQDNPQQAYQYAHKMKPNFQMFGLGLMPQIKILESWAKAGENQEEVHEASRIITAKYKKAEAELKEDFDL, from the coding sequence ATGAGGAACTACAATTTAGAGAGTGTTGAAGAAATGGCCGGCGGCGATCAGGATTTTGTCAGGGTGGTGGTGCAGACTTTCCTGGAAGAAATTCCGCCAGACCTTGAAGGGATGAATCAGGCAGTGACGCAAGATAATCCGCAGCAGGCCTATCAGTACGCTCATAAGATGAAGCCGAACTTCCAGATGTTCGGGCTTGGCCTGATGCCACAGATCAAGATTTTGGAAAGCTGGGCAAAAGCCGGGGAGAACCAAGAGGAGGTGCACGAGGCCTCACGTATCATCACAGCCAAATACAAGAAAGCCGAAGCCGAACTCAAGGAAGACTTTGATCTCTAA